DNA sequence from the Tissierella sp. genome:
TCCATGTTAGTAGGAGTGTTTATAGACTTTGTTATTATTAGAAATACTGCCAAGGTTTCACCTGTAGCAAAGCAGATAATTACCCTAGGTATTGTAATGATAGTCTTAGGATTAGCTCCTATATTGTTTGGAGTAGATCCTTTACGATTACCGAGATTTATTAACAAAGGAGATCTAGTAGTTGCTGGTGCATCTATTTCATACAATGGATTATTTAATATAGCTTTTGGTTTAACTGTAATGAGCTTACTGTTTTATGTATTACAAAAGACTAAGTGGGGATTGGCAGTTAGAACCACAGCTTCAAATGAATTTGTAGCCAAACTTATGGGAGTACCTACTAAGAATGTTACTATTGGAGCTTGGGCAGTTGCAGGAGTGTTAGGAGTACTTTCAGGCATTATGGTGGCACCTATGACTTCAGTTAGTTTGAATCTAATGGATGAAGTACAGATTAACGCATTAATTGCCTGTGTTTTAGGGGGGTTCCAAACTTTCTATGGGCCAGTTATAGGGGCTTATATCATAGGTATTAGTAGAAATTTATTATTATATTATGGCAGCTCCATATGGGGTGGACAAATACTATATATTCTTATTTTATTGTTCCTGGTAATTAGACCTTATGGACTAATAGGTAAGAAGATTGTAAAGAAGGTGTAGTCAGATGATAAAAAATAAGGTCGCTAAAAATACAAGCATTAAAAATGCAAGCACTAAAAATGAACAATTACAATTTATCTTATTCGGTATAATACTGGGATTGGTTCCAATACTGGCTAAAATAGGTATTTTAAAAACTAGTCATATAACCATTATAGGAGGAACATTAATATATGCAGTAGCAGCACTAGGTTTAAATATACTTCTAGGGTATTCAGGGTTAATTTCACTGGGAACATCAGGCTTTATGGGATTGGCTTCTTATATATCAGCTTATATAACGGTGAATTTAAACCTTCCATTTGAAGTAGCAATACTAGCAGCCATAATAGTACCTACCATTATTGGGGTATTAGTAGGATTGGTTTCACTTAAAATTGAAGGACTATACTTGGCCATTGCAACACTGGCAGTATCAGAGATTTTAAGGAAGACTTTCGAAGAATTTGATGTATTTACTAATGGATTTAGTGGTAAATCTGCTGGCTTCCCATTGTTGTTTGGTAGTATACAACTAGATAGAACTACAACTTATTATCTAATAGTTTTTGTATTAACCATAATTATGTTAATAACTTACAATATGATAAATGGTCAACTGGGTAGGGCATTAAACGCTATGAGAGGTAGTGAACCGGCTGCACAGGCAATGGGAGTAAACCTTTTAAAATATAGATTAGTAGCATTTGCATTGGCTACAATTTATGCATCTGTGGCAGGAGTATTATATGTACATTTTATTAGATTCTCATATCCGTCGATTTGGTCTTTAAAGCTGAGTTTAGATTTTTTAGCAATGATTATAATAGGTGGACTCAGATCTATTTATGGAACTGTACTTGGTGCATTTATAGTTTTCGCTGTACCAGATTTGTTTTTAAAGCAAATTCCATATTTTGATCAATTATCCTATGTTTTTAATGGAGTTTTAATAATATTAGTAATAATGTTTTATCCTAATGGCTTAATTTATATCGGCCATGATATTAAAGGATGGATAAAGAAACTGAGAAAGAGAGGATAATCATATGGATGGAGTAAAAACAATATCAGATGGAGTAGTATTAAGTGTTAAGGACCTATCTATTGCTTTTGGTGGTTTGAAAGCTGTTGACAATCTCTCTTTTGATATAAAAGAAAATGAAATATTTGGATTAATAGGACCTAATGGTGCAGGAAAGACTACGGTTTTTAACTGTATAACCCAATTTTATAGACCTGACTTAGGAACCATATTATTTAAGGATAAAAACAATAATATTTCAAGTCTTAGGGAACATAATGTTCATGAGATTATTGGCCTAGGGTTGGTTAGGACTTTTCAAAATATAGAATTAATAAGAGAATTAAGTATTTTAGACAATGTATTAATTGGTGCTCATACTGATTTTAAAGCCAGTATAGTATCTCAGGCATTAAAACTTCCTAAAGCTAGAAAAGAAGAGCGAGCACAGAAAGAGCATGCTGTAAAAATACTAAGAGATTTTGGCCTTGAAGATCGTAAAAATATGCTAGTAGCAGGACAACCTTATGGAATATTAAAAAAAGTTGAATTTGCTAGAACTCTAATGTGTGATCCAAAGCTTATTATTCTTGATGAACCAGCAGCTGGTTTAAATGATACAGAAACCATAGAGTTAGCAAAGACCATAAGAAAGATTAGGGATGAATATAATTGTTCAGTATTTTTAGTAGAACATGATATGAGGCTAGTTATGGATGTTTGTGATACTATTTGTGCTATTAACTTTGGAAAGTTCTTAGCCCTAGGAAATGCTAAAGAAATTCAAGGCAATAAAGATGTTCAGGCAGCATATTTAGGAAATGATGGAGATGAATAATATGAAAGAAACAGCTTTATCAATCAAAGGATTAAAGGTTAGATATGGTGCAATTGAGGCCTTAAAAGGTATAGATATAGAAGTTAAGGAAGGTGATGTAGTTGCTCTTTTAGGAGCAAATGGAGCTGGAAAGACCACTACCCTTAGAAAAATATCGGGAATTATAGATGGTGCTGAAGGAAGTATCTCTTTCTACGGTACTGAAATATCTAAAATGGAGCCTGATAAGATTGCTAAACTCGGTATTGCTCAATCACCAGAGGGAAGACAGATATTTCGTGACTTAACTGTTGAGGAAAACTTGAGAATAGGTGCATTTACAATCAAGGATAAAGAACAAATAAAGATGAACTTTGAAAGAGTATACAATTATTTTCCACTTTTAAAAGAAAGAGCAGATCAGATGGCCTCAACTCTTTCAGGCGGAGAGCAGCAAATGTTAGCTATTGGCCGTGCATTAATGAGCAGTCCTAAGATATTACTTTTAGATGAACCATCATTAGGATTAGCACCATTAATTGTTCAAGATATAATGAAAATTGTCAAGGAAATAAAAGAGGAGGGGACCACGGTAATAATAGTAGAACAAAATGCAGCGCAGACTTTAAAGATTGCAGATTATGCATATGTTCTAGAATTGGGTAAGATTAATACCCATGGTAAGGCAGCAGATTTAAGAAATGACCCAAGGCTTATAGAAGCATATCTAGGGTCCAACTAATTAATGCTAAGGCATTATAAAATTTAAGGGGGAATAAAAGTGAAAAAGAGTATATCTATTTTGTTAATTTTAGTATTGGTATTAGGTTTGGCTGCATGTACACAAACACCAAAAGAGGAATTACCAGCATCAAATGATAACACCACTGTTACACCAAAAGATGAACCTGCAAAAGAAGAAAAACAAGCACAAGGCGTTACTGACACAGAAATAATAGTTGCTAACAGTGCTGCTACATCAGGAGCATTTGCTCCAGTAGGCGTTCCTTTTAATGCAGGGATTGAAGCATATTTTAAAATGATAAACGATGCAGGTGGAGTTAATGGTAGAAAGATAACTTTCAAACATCAAGATGATGAATTTGACCCAGTTAAAGGAAAAGCTATATTATCAAACTATATAGAAGATGACAAAGTATTTGCTATAGTAGGACATTTTGGAACTCCTGTAGTAGGTGGAACTCTTGAAGATTTAAAAGAAGCAGGAATACCTGCAGTTTATTTTGCAACAGGTATAGGACAATTATATAATGATAATGCAGTAGGTAGAGATAGAAATATATTCCCAGTACAACCTATTTACAAAACAGAAGGTCAAATAATGGTTGCACGTGCTGTTGGAGACTTTGGTGCTAAGAAAATCGGTGTTATTTATACAAATGATGACGCTGGAAAAGACTTACTATGGGGTGCAGAGAAAAAAGCCAAGGAACTAGGCATAGAATTAGTGGCAGAACAAGTAACAGCTGGTGCTACAGACGTTTCTTCAGCAGTTACAACTATCAAAAATGCTAATGTAGACTTTATTATAGGAGCTGCAATTCAAGCTACAATTCCAACTATAATTAAAGAATTAGCTGCACAAGGTGTTAACAAAGATGTTATTACAACTTATGTAAACGTTGCTCCAGTTATAGCAGCATCAGTTGTGAATGAAATAGCAGGAAAATTTGATGTTTACGGTAACGGTTGGGTAAGTTTCGAAGGCGATAGAATGAATGCACTTGAAGAATTTGCAAAGCATACACCAGAATATGCTGATAATGCATATGCTATGACTGGTTGGATAGCAGCATCTTTCTTTACAGAAGGATTAAAGAGAGTAGAAGGAACAATTACTTGGGATAAGTATATGGACGCTTTAGAATCAGCTCCAATAAACAATCCATTTGGTGGATCAATAGACTTTGGAAATGGTCTAAGAGCAGGAACTCAAGAGATGAACCTGTCAAAAATTGTTCATACCAACCTTGATGGTCTTTGGGAAGTTACAAAACCACTTCAATCTATAGACGGTATTTTAGGCAACTAGTTAAAAGAATATTATAATGTATAGGCAGGGTAATCCCTGCCTATTATTTCAAGGGATTATGGAGGTTAATATGGACTATAAAGAGAAACTAATAACATTAGAACAAGCACTAGAATTAGTAAAATCGAATTATAATATTGTTACAGGCTTAGGTGCTACTGAACCTCAAGATTTTATGAATAATCTACACACCATAGGAGATAGAGTTAAGAATGTTACTATAACTAACTGTCTTCCTATGAACCATGGAGAATTTTTGAAACCAGAATATAAAGAGAGTTTTAATATAGATGGTTGGTTTTATTCGCCAACTTTAAGAAAAGCCCACTTAAATGGAAATATATCCTATATACCCAATCATTTACATCTGGCAGGTATAAAAAGGCTAGCCCATATGAAGCCAAATATATATGCAGGTAGTGCTTCGATGCCAGATAAACATGGGTTTATATCCCTGTCCCTTTCAAATACCTATGAAAAAAGAATGATGGAAGAGGCTGATATAATCATATTGGAGGTAAATCCTAACTATCCAAGAACCTTTGGAGATGTGGAAGTTCATTACTCGGATATAGATTATTTAATAGCCTCCAATTATGAGGTTCCAGCTTTACCTGATGTAGTAAGTAATGAAAAAGATATAATAATAGGAAACTTAATCGCAGAATATATTAATGATGGGGATTGTATCCAATTGGGTATTGGTGGAATTCCAAATGCAGTGACGGATGCATTAATGACGAAAAAGGATTTAGGCGTTCATACGGAAATGATGACATCTGGTATGGTAAAACTAGCACAAGCAGGGGTAATAAATGGTAAGAAGAAAAATCTTCACAAAGGGAAAATTGTATGTACATTTGCACTAGGAAATAAAGAACTTTATGAATTTTTAGATGATAATACTTCTGTTATGTTTTTAGATGGAAACTATGTTAATGATCCATATGTAATAGCTCAAAATGACAATATGGTATCTATAAATACCAGCATAGAAGTAGATTTAACAGGACAGTGTTGCTCGGAATCTATAGGACCTATCCAATTTAGTGGTACAGGAGGACAATCAGATACTGCCGTAGGTGCACAAAAATCAAAAAATGGTAAGAGTTTTATAGCGCTATATTCCACAGCTATGGTAAAGAATAAGGAAACAGGTGAAAGAGAAGAAATTTCTAAAATAGTACCTATGTTAAAACAAGGAGCTTATGTTACACTTTCTAGAAATGATGTAGACTATGTAGTTACCGAATATGGAGTAGTATCTTTAAGAGGAACTAATATTAAAGAAAGAGTTGAAAGGTTGATTTCAATAGCTCATCCAAAATTTAGAGATGAATTACTTGAAGAAGCACATAAAATAGGATTGATTTACGATATTTAGGAGGCTTATAAATGGCTATTTTAAATTATAACGGTAAGGATGTATACTATGAAGTCAATGGTGAAGGTAAGCCTATACTTTTATTAAATGGAATTATGATGAGCACTGCCAGTTGGGAATTTTTTAAAGATCCCCTATCAGACAATAATCAATTGATCCTTGTGGATTTTCTTGATCAAGGACAATCAGCAAAACTTGAAGGGGAATATACTCAAGAAGTTCAAGTTGATTTGATCTATGCACTATTACAAGAATTAAATATAGAAAAGATAAATATAGTTGGAATTTCCTATGGTGGAGAAGTTGCCCTTCAATATGCATTAAAACATGGAAGCACAATTGATAGATTAGTATTGTTTAACACTACAGCTAAGACTAATCCATGGTTAAGAGATATTGGTAGGTCATGGATGTTAAGCAGTGATGATCCACTAAATTATTATTTAACCACAATACCAATTATATATTCACCAAAGTTTTATAATGAGAATATTAAATGGATGGAAAATAGAAAGGAATTGTTAACAAAATATGTCTTTAATGATAAAGCTTTTATGGGCTCCATGGATAGGTTAACACTTAGTGCTGAAAACTACGATGTAATAGATAGGTTAGGTGAAATAGAAAATCACACACTTATAGTTGGTGCAGAACATGATGTTATCACACCTTTAGCCGAACAAAAGTTGTTAAATAAAGGAATAAAGAATTCTCAATTAATTATACTACCTGATACGGGGCATGGGGCAATGTATGAAAGACCATTATTGTTTACTAGTTTGATTTTAGGTTTTGTAAACAATACAAAATTGGAATATGGGATAGTTTAAAATCCAAAAAGGAAATACAAGAAGGTAGTAATAAGATAGAGCTACTAAATGAATTACAAAATAAAGATAAAACTTACTATAAAAGGGTATGGGATGCTGCAATATATAACTATGATAGATGCACTAGGAGGCTTAGTAAGAGTTATAACTGAGTCTTAAGGATTATTATGATATAAAATGTTATTATCGATATAGTAAAATAGTAAACCCCTTATTTTTTATGAACAACAGCCATAAGCATATATGCTTATGGCTGTTGTTTTTTTGTCAAAAATGCAATGTAACTAAATTGTAATTCTAATGTAACCAATTGAGGCAAAATATTTGTTATATTAGTACTATAAAGAATACCTACTAAAAAGGAGTGTTAATAAATGAG
Encoded proteins:
- a CDS encoding ABC transporter substrate-binding protein, encoding MKKSISILLILVLVLGLAACTQTPKEELPASNDNTTVTPKDEPAKEEKQAQGVTDTEIIVANSAATSGAFAPVGVPFNAGIEAYFKMINDAGGVNGRKITFKHQDDEFDPVKGKAILSNYIEDDKVFAIVGHFGTPVVGGTLEDLKEAGIPAVYFATGIGQLYNDNAVGRDRNIFPVQPIYKTEGQIMVARAVGDFGAKKIGVIYTNDDAGKDLLWGAEKKAKELGIELVAEQVTAGATDVSSAVTTIKNANVDFIIGAAIQATIPTIIKELAAQGVNKDVITTYVNVAPVIAASVVNEIAGKFDVYGNGWVSFEGDRMNALEEFAKHTPEYADNAYAMTGWIAASFFTEGLKRVEGTITWDKYMDALESAPINNPFGGSIDFGNGLRAGTQEMNLSKIVHTNLDGLWEVTKPLQSIDGILGN
- a CDS encoding alpha/beta hydrolase, with the translated sequence MAILNYNGKDVYYEVNGEGKPILLLNGIMMSTASWEFFKDPLSDNNQLILVDFLDQGQSAKLEGEYTQEVQVDLIYALLQELNIEKINIVGISYGGEVALQYALKHGSTIDRLVLFNTTAKTNPWLRDIGRSWMLSSDDPLNYYLTTIPIIYSPKFYNENIKWMENRKELLTKYVFNDKAFMGSMDRLTLSAENYDVIDRLGEIENHTLIVGAEHDVITPLAEQKLLNKGIKNSQLIILPDTGHGAMYERPLLFTSLILGFVNNTKLEYGIV
- a CDS encoding ABC transporter ATP-binding protein, which produces MKETALSIKGLKVRYGAIEALKGIDIEVKEGDVVALLGANGAGKTTTLRKISGIIDGAEGSISFYGTEISKMEPDKIAKLGIAQSPEGRQIFRDLTVEENLRIGAFTIKDKEQIKMNFERVYNYFPLLKERADQMASTLSGGEQQMLAIGRALMSSPKILLLDEPSLGLAPLIVQDIMKIVKEIKEEGTTVIIVEQNAAQTLKIADYAYVLELGKINTHGKAADLRNDPRLIEAYLGSN
- a CDS encoding ABC transporter ATP-binding protein, with product MDGVKTISDGVVLSVKDLSIAFGGLKAVDNLSFDIKENEIFGLIGPNGAGKTTVFNCITQFYRPDLGTILFKDKNNNISSLREHNVHEIIGLGLVRTFQNIELIRELSILDNVLIGAHTDFKASIVSQALKLPKARKEERAQKEHAVKILRDFGLEDRKNMLVAGQPYGILKKVEFARTLMCDPKLIILDEPAAGLNDTETIELAKTIRKIRDEYNCSVFLVEHDMRLVMDVCDTICAINFGKFLALGNAKEIQGNKDVQAAYLGNDGDE
- a CDS encoding branched-chain amino acid ABC transporter permease is translated as MSIFLQVILRSLETGSIYALAALGIIIVYRTSNITNFSQGAVGMFNTFVVTHSFLKFGLPLWMAILAGVASSMLVGVFIDFVIIRNTAKVSPVAKQIITLGIVMIVLGLAPILFGVDPLRLPRFINKGDLVVAGASISYNGLFNIAFGLTVMSLLFYVLQKTKWGLAVRTTASNEFVAKLMGVPTKNVTIGAWAVAGVLGVLSGIMVAPMTSVSLNLMDEVQINALIACVLGGFQTFYGPVIGAYIIGISRNLLLYYGSSIWGGQILYILILLFLVIRPYGLIGKKIVKKV
- a CDS encoding branched-chain amino acid ABC transporter permease — its product is MIKNKVAKNTSIKNASTKNEQLQFILFGIILGLVPILAKIGILKTSHITIIGGTLIYAVAALGLNILLGYSGLISLGTSGFMGLASYISAYITVNLNLPFEVAILAAIIVPTIIGVLVGLVSLKIEGLYLAIATLAVSEILRKTFEEFDVFTNGFSGKSAGFPLLFGSIQLDRTTTYYLIVFVLTIIMLITYNMINGQLGRALNAMRGSEPAAQAMGVNLLKYRLVAFALATIYASVAGVLYVHFIRFSYPSIWSLKLSLDFLAMIIIGGLRSIYGTVLGAFIVFAVPDLFLKQIPYFDQLSYVFNGVLIILVIMFYPNGLIYIGHDIKGWIKKLRKRG
- a CDS encoding acetyl-CoA hydrolase/transferase C-terminal domain-containing protein; translation: MDYKEKLITLEQALELVKSNYNIVTGLGATEPQDFMNNLHTIGDRVKNVTITNCLPMNHGEFLKPEYKESFNIDGWFYSPTLRKAHLNGNISYIPNHLHLAGIKRLAHMKPNIYAGSASMPDKHGFISLSLSNTYEKRMMEEADIIILEVNPNYPRTFGDVEVHYSDIDYLIASNYEVPALPDVVSNEKDIIIGNLIAEYINDGDCIQLGIGGIPNAVTDALMTKKDLGVHTEMMTSGMVKLAQAGVINGKKKNLHKGKIVCTFALGNKELYEFLDDNTSVMFLDGNYVNDPYVIAQNDNMVSINTSIEVDLTGQCCSESIGPIQFSGTGGQSDTAVGAQKSKNGKSFIALYSTAMVKNKETGEREEISKIVPMLKQGAYVTLSRNDVDYVVTEYGVVSLRGTNIKERVERLISIAHPKFRDELLEEAHKIGLIYDI